In Scatophagus argus isolate fScaArg1 chromosome 5, fScaArg1.pri, whole genome shotgun sequence, a genomic segment contains:
- the rffl gene encoding E3 ubiquitin-protein ligase rififylin isoform X1 translates to MTKRKHTHVTFYLAVWSTATVGQHVFSLITRKCDFGMFASCCNWLCMDTADEAQPGEGERRPQSYTNSAFSSQPSPPPPEHTCKACGGSFDTPAKKHVCVDCKKNYCSRCSAQHEPRPRLCHTCQRFYGNLLVRAELMKLKVKELRDYLHLHEVSTHLCREKEELVELVLGQQSTPSSDFAPESPITEPPEPTPDISTLTPDSTTPTPEPPAAQPEAPAPAPPTDPSPAEPDAEDEDQAWDPEEAPVSGRRASLSDLSCLEDVEALSVRQLKEILARNFVDYKGCCEKWELMERVRRLYQDQQNLLGEYQDQQNLLAANAANTSESGGGGGPARLEENLCKICMDSPIDCVLLECGHMITCTKCGKRMSECPICRQYVVRAVHVFRA, encoded by the exons ATGACGAAACGGAAACACACTCACGTCACTTTTTATTTGGCTGTTTGGTCCACAGCCACAGTTGGTCAGCACGTGTTCAGTTTAATTACACGGAAATGTGACTTTG gCATGTTCGCGTCCTGCTGTAACTGGCTGTGCATGGACACAGCTGACGAAGCGCAGCCAGGTGAAGGTGAGCGACGTCCTCAGTCCTACACCAACTCAGCCTTCAGCAGTCAgccgtctcctcctccacctgaacACACCTGTAAGGCCTGCGGGGGGAGCTTCGACACACCTGCCAAGAAG catgtgtgtgtggactgtaaGAAGAACTACTGCAGCCGCTGCTCCGCCCAGCATGAGCCCCGCCCCCGCCTCTGTCACACCTGCCAGCGTTTCTATGGCAACCTGCTGGTGCGGGCGGAGCTTATGAAGCTGAAAGTGAAGGAGCTCAGGGACTACCTGCACCTCCACGAGGTCTCCACCCACCTGTGCAGAGAGAAG gaggagctggtggagcTCGTCCTGGGTCAGCAGTCGACACCATCCAGTGACTTTGCTCCCGAGTCCCCGATCACCGAGCCCCCTGAACCCACCCCTGACATCTCCACCTTGACTCCTGACTCCACGACGCCGACACCTGAGCCCCCCGCCGCCCAGCCCGAGGCCCCGGCCCCGGCCCCGCCCACAGACCCCTCCCCCGCTGAGCCCGACGCTGAGGACGAAGATCAG GCCTGGGACCCGGAGGAAGCCCCGGTTTCGGGTCGCAGGGCCTCGCTGTCCGACCTGAGCTGTTTGGAGGACGTTGAGGCGCTGAGCGTCCGACAGCTGAAGGAAATCCTCGCCAGGAACTTTGTGGACTACAAAGGCTGCTGTGAGAAGTGGGAGCTGATGGAGAGAGTGAGGCGGCTGTACCAGGACCAGCAGAACCTGCTGGGTGAGTACCAGGACCAGCAGAACCTGCTGG CTGCCAACGCTGCCAACACTTCAG AATCCGGCGGCGGCGGCGGTCCAGCACGTCTGGAGGAGAACCTCTGTAAGATCTGCATGGACTCTCCCATCGACTGCGTCCTGCTGGAGTGCGGTCACATGATCACCTGCACCAAGTGCGGCAAGAGGATGAGCGAGTGTCCCATCTGCCGCCAGTACGTCGTCCGAGCCGTCCACGTCTTCCGGGCCTGA
- the rffl gene encoding E3 ubiquitin-protein ligase rififylin isoform X2 has product MTKRKHTHVTFYLAVWSTATVGQHVFSLITRKCDFGMFASCCNWLCMDTADEAQPGEGERRPQSYTNSAFSSQPSPPPPEHTCKACGGSFDTPAKKHVCVDCKKNYCSRCSAQHEPRPRLCHTCQRFYGNLLVRAELMKLKVKELRDYLHLHEVSTHLCREKEELVELVLGQQSTPSSDFAPESPITEPPEPTPDISTLTPDSTTPTPEPPAAQPEAPAPAPPTDPSPAEPDAEDEDQAWDPEEAPVSGRRASLSDLSCLEDVEALSVRQLKEILARNFVDYKGCCEKWELMERVRRLYQDQQNLLAANAANTSESGGGGGPARLEENLCKICMDSPIDCVLLECGHMITCTKCGKRMSECPICRQYVVRAVHVFRA; this is encoded by the exons ATGACGAAACGGAAACACACTCACGTCACTTTTTATTTGGCTGTTTGGTCCACAGCCACAGTTGGTCAGCACGTGTTCAGTTTAATTACACGGAAATGTGACTTTG gCATGTTCGCGTCCTGCTGTAACTGGCTGTGCATGGACACAGCTGACGAAGCGCAGCCAGGTGAAGGTGAGCGACGTCCTCAGTCCTACACCAACTCAGCCTTCAGCAGTCAgccgtctcctcctccacctgaacACACCTGTAAGGCCTGCGGGGGGAGCTTCGACACACCTGCCAAGAAG catgtgtgtgtggactgtaaGAAGAACTACTGCAGCCGCTGCTCCGCCCAGCATGAGCCCCGCCCCCGCCTCTGTCACACCTGCCAGCGTTTCTATGGCAACCTGCTGGTGCGGGCGGAGCTTATGAAGCTGAAAGTGAAGGAGCTCAGGGACTACCTGCACCTCCACGAGGTCTCCACCCACCTGTGCAGAGAGAAG gaggagctggtggagcTCGTCCTGGGTCAGCAGTCGACACCATCCAGTGACTTTGCTCCCGAGTCCCCGATCACCGAGCCCCCTGAACCCACCCCTGACATCTCCACCTTGACTCCTGACTCCACGACGCCGACACCTGAGCCCCCCGCCGCCCAGCCCGAGGCCCCGGCCCCGGCCCCGCCCACAGACCCCTCCCCCGCTGAGCCCGACGCTGAGGACGAAGATCAG GCCTGGGACCCGGAGGAAGCCCCGGTTTCGGGTCGCAGGGCCTCGCTGTCCGACCTGAGCTGTTTGGAGGACGTTGAGGCGCTGAGCGTCCGACAGCTGAAGGAAATCCTCGCCAGGAACTTTGTGGACTACAAAGGCTGCTGTGAGAAGTGGGAGCTGATGGAGAGAGTGAGGCGGCTGTACCAGGACCAGCAGAACCTGCTGG CTGCCAACGCTGCCAACACTTCAG AATCCGGCGGCGGCGGCGGTCCAGCACGTCTGGAGGAGAACCTCTGTAAGATCTGCATGGACTCTCCCATCGACTGCGTCCTGCTGGAGTGCGGTCACATGATCACCTGCACCAAGTGCGGCAAGAGGATGAGCGAGTGTCCCATCTGCCGCCAGTACGTCGTCCGAGCCGTCCACGTCTTCCGGGCCTGA
- the rffl gene encoding E3 ubiquitin-protein ligase rififylin isoform X3, producing the protein MFASCCNWLCMDTADEAQPGEGERRPQSYTNSAFSSQPSPPPPEHTCKACGGSFDTPAKKHVCVDCKKNYCSRCSAQHEPRPRLCHTCQRFYGNLLVRAELMKLKVKELRDYLHLHEVSTHLCREKEELVELVLGQQSTPSSDFAPESPITEPPEPTPDISTLTPDSTTPTPEPPAAQPEAPAPAPPTDPSPAEPDAEDEDQAWDPEEAPVSGRRASLSDLSCLEDVEALSVRQLKEILARNFVDYKGCCEKWELMERVRRLYQDQQNLLGEYQDQQNLLAANAANTSESGGGGGPARLEENLCKICMDSPIDCVLLECGHMITCTKCGKRMSECPICRQYVVRAVHVFRA; encoded by the exons ATGTTCGCGTCCTGCTGTAACTGGCTGTGCATGGACACAGCTGACGAAGCGCAGCCAGGTGAAGGTGAGCGACGTCCTCAGTCCTACACCAACTCAGCCTTCAGCAGTCAgccgtctcctcctccacctgaacACACCTGTAAGGCCTGCGGGGGGAGCTTCGACACACCTGCCAAGAAG catgtgtgtgtggactgtaaGAAGAACTACTGCAGCCGCTGCTCCGCCCAGCATGAGCCCCGCCCCCGCCTCTGTCACACCTGCCAGCGTTTCTATGGCAACCTGCTGGTGCGGGCGGAGCTTATGAAGCTGAAAGTGAAGGAGCTCAGGGACTACCTGCACCTCCACGAGGTCTCCACCCACCTGTGCAGAGAGAAG gaggagctggtggagcTCGTCCTGGGTCAGCAGTCGACACCATCCAGTGACTTTGCTCCCGAGTCCCCGATCACCGAGCCCCCTGAACCCACCCCTGACATCTCCACCTTGACTCCTGACTCCACGACGCCGACACCTGAGCCCCCCGCCGCCCAGCCCGAGGCCCCGGCCCCGGCCCCGCCCACAGACCCCTCCCCCGCTGAGCCCGACGCTGAGGACGAAGATCAG GCCTGGGACCCGGAGGAAGCCCCGGTTTCGGGTCGCAGGGCCTCGCTGTCCGACCTGAGCTGTTTGGAGGACGTTGAGGCGCTGAGCGTCCGACAGCTGAAGGAAATCCTCGCCAGGAACTTTGTGGACTACAAAGGCTGCTGTGAGAAGTGGGAGCTGATGGAGAGAGTGAGGCGGCTGTACCAGGACCAGCAGAACCTGCTGGGTGAGTACCAGGACCAGCAGAACCTGCTGG CTGCCAACGCTGCCAACACTTCAG AATCCGGCGGCGGCGGCGGTCCAGCACGTCTGGAGGAGAACCTCTGTAAGATCTGCATGGACTCTCCCATCGACTGCGTCCTGCTGGAGTGCGGTCACATGATCACCTGCACCAAGTGCGGCAAGAGGATGAGCGAGTGTCCCATCTGCCGCCAGTACGTCGTCCGAGCCGTCCACGTCTTCCGGGCCTGA